Genomic segment of Synechococcus sp. A15-28:
AAGGGGACCGCTGGCGGAAGCATAGATCTGAAGAAGGGCTTATACCGGTGTTGAGTTACAAAGGTTCAATCCCGCCCCGAGCCAGTCTGGAACTGGGGTCTCCAGAGGTGTGGTGATCAGCAAAAAACAGAATCTTGCGGCAGTTAGCAACACAAACGTCGTTATTTTTTCGGCCAGGCTGATAAAAACTGTTTCTTGCCACGCCAGGGTGGGCAGAATGAACCCATCCGCTGTTCAGCCATGCCGCGCTCGGCCCTGAAGCCGCTGCTGGTGGGGGTTCTGGCCTTGCTGCTCCTGTTCAGCGCCCCAACGGGGGTTGCCGCCCTGCCGGGATGGCTCAACCGCGGCCAAGCAGCGGAAGGACCCATTCCAAGCGAGGGCCCCTCAGGACGTCTGCAGGAAGTGGCCCCACCGGGAGCTGTTCAGCAGCTGAAGCGCCAACTGACCGGACGGCACCCCCAGCTGACGCTGATCAGCCCCGCCGATGACGGCGTGATCAACAGCGATGGCGTGGAACTGGTCCTGGCGGTGCAGGACTGGCCGGTGAGCCGGGATCCGGACTTGGGGATCGGCCCCCATGTGGTCGTGCAGGTCGATGACCGTCCGCTCATCCGAGTCGATCAACTCACCGATGGAGAGGTGCGGTTGGACCTCGATGACCTGACGCCGGGAAGTCATCGATTCAGCGCCTGGGCCGCCTACCCATGGGGGGAGGCTGTCACGGCCCCGGGCGGATCCGTTCAAGGGCGACTGCACCTCTGGCAACGGCTGAACGAAACCCAGCCATCGGCGGATGCCCCCTGGGTCGTGCCCGTCCCACCCGCAGATCAAAAGAACCAGCAACCGTTAATGCTGGATTGGCTGATCTGGAATGCCCCACTTCAGAACCTTCGCGATGGAGACGGCCGCTGGCGCATCCGCATCAGCGTTGATGGAGACAGCTTTCTGACGGACCACCAAGAAGCGATTTGGCTGAAAGGGAGCGGCAGCCAGGGCACCACTCTCCAGGTGGAGTTGCTGAATGGTCAGGGCGAACCCCTGCAGCCCGTCTTCAACAATCGTCTGGTTCGGTTGGAGGACGGCAGTCGTCACCGGCCCGTCTGGCTGAAGCCCCGCCTGAATGAGGATGAACTGGAGCGCCTAAGCGGAAGTCCCCAGCAGGAGCGAGTCAAACCTGAACCCTCATCGGATGACAGTCCCGAACTGAACGAAGAAGCCGAACTTGAACCTGAACAAAAGGCAGAGGAAGAAAAAACAGACGTCACTCCTGAGCAAGTCGACACCTCAAGCCAGAATTTCAAATCTGACCTTGAGCCGGCAACCGTTGAAGAGGCCGACCCAGACCCCGTGATCGCCCCGAGCCAGGAGCCATCGCTGGCCTTGGAGCCCGAACCGGAACCCGTTCCGATGCACCAATCGGAACCTCTGCTGCGCCCGGAATCCAGCCTGGGAGGATCAGCCCGGGAGCTGCTGAATCCGGATGGACGTCTCAAGCAGCCCTGAGCCACTCCCTGCCAGCGCCCGCCCTGACTTCGCCCAAACCACAGACGCATCACTCCGGCATCGGCATCGGCCTGTCCGCCGCCAGCCAACCGCTGCTGGATCGCCTGTTGCAAAGCGGTGAGATCCATAAGTCCTTCCGCGCGGATGGGGCGATCAAAGAGACACTCATCGATCACTGGCGGGAGGGAGAAACCCTCTTGTTCATTGGCGCGGTCGGGGCCGTGACCCGGCTGATCGCCCCTCTGCTTCAAGGCAAGGAGCAGGATCCAGCCGTTCTTGTCCTCGATCCGAAGGGGCAGTGGGTCATCCCGTTGCTCGGGGGCCACAGCAGCGGCGCCGAGCAACGGGCGCGGGAACTGGCGCAGATGCTGCAGGCCAGCGCCGTACTCACCGGAGCCTGTGCCACGGAGCAACGCCTGGCGTTGGATGCCTTCGGTGAGGGCTGGGGCTGGCGGCGTGGTGGCAGCAGCGCTGCCTGGCGGGAGTTGATGCAGAGGCAGGCCTGCGCAGAGCGATCGACCGTCTCCCAGACCTGTGGCGCCGTCGATTGGCAGCAGCAACACCCATGGCTGGACAGCGCGGCCAGTGCCGCGGACGCGCAGCTGAGTATCGGCGCCGACAACCTGGCCCCCTGCCGCTGGCATCCCACCAGCCTCTGGCTGGGGGTGGGCTGTGAACGCGACACCAGCCTGGAGCTGGTGCAACGGGCGATCAGAGACGTCCTGGATCAGGGGGGACTGGCGGAGGATGCTGTAGCCGGCCTGGCCAGCATCGATCGCAAAGCGGATGAGCCAGCTCTACTGGCGTTGATCCAGCAACAGCAATGGTGCTTCCGCACCTACGGCGCAACGGATCTGGCATCGGTCACTGTGCCCACCCCATCCGAGGTGGTGCGCGCCGAGATGGGAACCGCCTCGGTGGCGGAGGCGGCAGCCCTGCTGGCTGCTGGAGAGGGAGCTGCCCTGCGGCAAAGCAAGGTGATTCGACATGCCGGCCCCGGTGAAAAGGGTGCAGTCACCGTGGCGGTGGCGGAAGCACGCCTCCCCTTCGCCCCGTCGCGGGGTGAACTGCATCTGATCGGCAGTGGCCCTGGGGATCCGTCCCTGCTCAGTGGTGATGCCCGCCAGGCCCTCGCCCGCTGCACGGCCTGGGTGGGCTACGGGCTCTATCTCGATCTCCTCGAACCCCTGCGACAGGTGCATCAGGTACGGCTGGACGGCCAGCTCACCCGCGAATGGGACCGCTGTGCCAAGGCGCTGAGCCTGGCGCAGCAGGGGGCACGGGTCGCCCTGATCTCATCAGGGGACAGCGGGATTTACGGCATGGCCGGGCTGGCCCTGGAGTTGTGGCTGCAGCAGCCGGAACAGGACCGGCCGACCTTTCAGGTGCATCCGGGTATCTCCGCGCTGCAGCTGGCGGCAGCCCGGGCGGGAGCCCCCCTGATGCACGACTTCTGCACGGTGAGCCTCAGTGATCGATTGACCC
This window contains:
- the cobJ gene encoding precorrin-3B C(17)-methyltransferase, with amino-acid sequence MKETLIDHWREGETLLFIGAVGAVTRLIAPLLQGKEQDPAVLVLDPKGQWVIPLLGGHSSGAEQRARELAQMLQASAVLTGACATEQRLALDAFGEGWGWRRGGSSAAWRELMQRQACAERSTVSQTCGAVDWQQQHPWLDSAASAADAQLSIGADNLAPCRWHPTSLWLGVGCERDTSLELVQRAIRDVLDQGGLAEDAVAGLASIDRKADEPALLALIQQQQWCFRTYGATDLASVTVPTPSEVVRAEMGTASVAEAAALLAAGEGAALRQSKVIRHAGPGEKGAVTVAVAEARLPFAPSRGELHLIGSGPGDPSLLSGDARQALARCTAWVGYGLYLDLLEPLRQVHQVRLDGQLTREWDRCAKALSLAQQGARVALISSGDSGIYGMAGLALELWLQQPEQDRPTFQVHPGISALQLAAARAGAPLMHDFCTVSLSDRLTPWPVIEQRLRAAASGDFVVALYNPRSKGRDWQLARARELLLEQRDGDTPVLLARQLGRSDESQQLTDLNGLEPDHVDMLTVVLIGNSSSYARDGRMVTPRGYPGATLQ